DNA from Candidatus Stoquefichus sp. SB1:
GATTGATAAGGAATATCATCATATCTGTCAACAGTATCATGTTTTAAGTTTAGTTGATATGCCAGTTATAAAAACTTGTCAGTTTAAAAATGATGCTGGAATGATAGGAGCAGTTTATTCATTTTTAAGACGACATACAGATATATAAAAAACGCACAATGTGCGTTTTTAGAGGTATTGGAAATTTTTTTGACGAAATTGTTTTGGGGTTTGCTGGGTCACTTGCTTAAAACGTTGCGTGAAATGACTTTGGCTTGTAAAGTTTAATAAAGTACTGATTTCCTGAAAAGAATGATCAGTGAATAGAAGAAGATGTTTAGCTTCTTCTATTTTTCTTTCTAAAAGATATTGTGAAAAAGAAATATCTAATTCTTTTTTAAAACGTGTTGAAATATAAACTGAAGAATGATTTGTTAAATCTTCTAAGTCCTGAAGTGTAATTTTTTCATAGAGATGAGTATCAATGTAACTTAAACATTGATTAATAAGAGTTGAACATTGTTTTGCGGTTGATCGAATCAGTTCAATAAATTCATAACTGGCATATTTAATATACTGTATACATTCTTCAACTGTATGAATATGTGGTAGATTTTGAATCAGTGCATCAGAAAGTCCAAAAGCACTTTCTAAAGGAACACCATTATCAATAGCCATACGTGTCATAAGGGTGACAATAGAAATAAATTTAATCTTAACAGTATCTAAAGAATTATCAGCCAATGAAACAATATATGTTTTTGCCATTTGTGAAAATATCCAGTCAATTTTATCTTTACGTCCTCTTTTTACATAATCTAAAAAACGTAATTCAAACTGATAAGAATCACGGGTCGAATCTTCAACACGACGATTATATAAATTCTTTTCAAAAATTTCCTTAGCACTCATAGCTTTTGGATTGATTCTTAAATATTGAATCGGTATTTGTGTAATATCAATATCTTCATGTGTTAACAAAGAATAGAGCATACCCATTGTTTTGACAAAACTATCTGCTGATTCAGTCGCTGTATATATTTGAAATTGACTAAAATAATAATTGTTTTCTTGAGAAGCACCAAGTAACATACATGGACCAATGAGGAGTGTATATTCTTCATAATCAAATGAAGCCAATAGAACCTGATAGGTGTTGATGATATGGAGAGGATGTTGATCTTTTTTTGTTAAATAAGGAAAATCATGAAGATGTAAATAAAGTGGTGAATAGGCAGGATAATATAGTTTTTGTTGTTGATCAATGAGGCTAATAGGGATATATGTACGCTGATAAAAGGCATCAATGATTTTTTTGAGAGTTTCTATTTTCATAAGTTATCTCCTTAAAATTATTATAAAAACATTAAAAATATGATATATATACTTCTTTGGCTATTATATAATGGATTTGCAACAAAGTAAAGCGATTACAATATGGCCATGTTTTTTCACTTTGATAACAGGATTGATGCAGAAAGGATTGAGTTTATGAACAAATTAGAACAGATTATTAATGAAAAGTTAATGCCACTGGCTGAAAAGCTAACTAAGAATAATATCTTAGGGGCATTAATGGAAGGTTTTATTAGAACAAGTCCTATTACACTAGGTATTGCTTTTATCACAATTATTGGGAATTTCCCAGTTCCTGGATGGACAGATTATTTAACAAAGATTGGTTTGATGGAACATGTGAATGCGATTACCAATGGGGCAACAGGGGTTTTAACTCTTTATGTTATTTACTCATTAGCAATGGCTTATGCGAAACGTTTGCAAACAAATGAAAGAAATGCAGCAATTGTTTCATTGGCCTTCTTTATTATGATTATTCCACAAACAATCACAACAACAGTTATGGAAAATGGTCAAGCTGTTGAAAGTGTTGTCAATGCTTTGAAACTTGATTATTTAGGTGGACAAGGTTTATTTATTGGAATGATTGTTGCTTTGGTAGTGACAAAATTATACGCATATCTTTCAAGTAAAAACTTATCATTTCAATTACCAGATAGTGTACCACCAATGGTATCACAATCATTATCACCAGTTTTTGTCGTCACAATTATCTTTGTTTTGGCTTTTGCCATCAGAGTTGGATTTAGTTATACACCAGCCGGAGATATTATTAATTTCTTTGTACAAGTGATTAATGCACCATTGAATTCAATGGTAGCTAGTCCAATTTCAATTATCATTATTATGGGATTATTAGCTATTCTTTGGTTCTTTGGTATTCATAATGCTGTTTTACAAGGACCACTAGGGGTCATTAGTTTAACAATGGTCATGGGAAATATTACAGCGTTTCAAAACAATCAAGAACTTCCTTATTTATTACCATCTGTTATTTATGGTGGAATGATGGCATCAGGCTTTATGGGAATTGTCATTGGATCGATGTTTAAAGCGAAATCAGCCAAGTTTAAACAATTAGCAAAATTATCTTTCATTCCATCTTTGTTTAATATCACAGAACCGATTATGTTTGGTATGCCTATTATTATGAATCCAATGTTTATGATTCCACAGTGTTTCACTCAAATTATATGTGGATTTGTGACTTGGGGATTAGCCGCAACTGTTTTACCCATTACATTGAATCCATTTATGTCACTTTTGCCTTGGACAACACCAATATTTATCAAAATGCCATTAGCAGGTGGACTGAATTACGCCATTATTATGGTTGTTTGTTTTGTGATTACATTCTTGATGTGGTATCCGTTTTTAAAGGTCGCTGATCGTCATGAATATGAATTAGAAAAGGCGAATGAAGAAGCACATGTCATTTCAGAATAATCAATGGGTGACATGGTGGAGTCGTGCGCAACGAGGCTTAAGACTGCTCTCTCAAAAATGTCCGCAGCACCATACCATTTATCTAAAAGAAATACCCAAAAGTCAAAAGATAAGATTAAGATTTGCAGCTTTTTATGATACCCAATCCATAACAATACAAAATGTTTATTGTTATGAAAAAGGAAAATCAAAAAAATATCCCATAACTTTTAAGACTCAACAAACATATCAATTAACATCACAGAGTTCTATATGGAGTGATGCATTAGATCTTAACTATATCAATCAGTCTCATTTGGTCATTGAGTATGATATTCTTAGTGACGAAGGATATACTTGTGCATCGGGCTTTGAATCAAAGGATTATGATGTATTTGTAGCTTCTGCAAATCAGATTTATGGATTATGCAGTTTAGAATTACTTGGCTCTTCGTTAAAAGGATGTCTTTGTGCTTTTGGTGATTCAATTGTTGAACAGGGTCATTATACAAGCATCTTACAAGAAAAAGCATTGACAAAAGGATACAGTTTTATCCAATTAGGTTTAAGTGGAAATCGGTTATTAAGACAATTAGAGGCTGTTGATTTATATGGTAGGAATTATACAAATATAACAATTGATAAACAATGTTTTGGAATTGCAGGTATTGAACGTTTTCAAAGAGAAGCTTTAGAATGTCATCAAATAAAACAAATCATGATTGCGATTGGTATTAATGATCTTTATCAGCCAGGAACATTCTGTGCACAAATAAGTGAATTACCAGAGATTGAAGAGATGAAAAAGGGATATCTGTTATTAAAAAATATGATTTCAGATATTCCAGCATTATGGTGTGGCATAACACCATTTATAGGAAATTCAGATTGGACATTACCAAAAGAAAAGATACGTTTACAAATAAATGAATGGATTGAATATGCATTTATAAATAGTATCAATTTTGATGATTTACTGTTAGATGATCAAAACCAATACATTCAAGAAAATCATATAGGTGATTATTTACATCCTAGTGAAATAGGTGGAAATAAAATGGCAAAGGAGATGAGTCAATGTTTAAATATATAATGATTATCATTCTTATTTTGATAGTTGTAGGTATTTATTTTGTTTTTTGGACACCATATCCATTTGTATGGTTATTACGCTCCAAGAAAGAAGAACAAAAAGAAAAAGGTCCTCAAAATATCGAAGATATCAAAGAAGGTGTTCATATTTTACCTAACCTCCCTTATCCTTCAAAATATCCTCAAGCAACTTATGATCTCTATTTGCCTAAAAATAAATCTATTAAACATTTGATTGTCTGGGTCCATGGCGGATCATTTATTGCAGGAACAAGTCAAGGTGTCCGAAATTTTGCACCTATGCTAGCAAATCAAGGTTATGGTGTTTGTGCAATTAATTATGCTTATGCACCTCAATATAGTTTTCCTACACAGATTATACAGCTTGATGAATTCTTATCTTATATACAACAAAAACTTAAATTAGAGAATATCATCATTAATGATGTTGTATTAGGTGGAGATTCAGCAGGTGCAAATATTGTTGCTTCATATGCTTCTATGTATCAAAATGAAGATTTAATACAAAAAGTCAATATTCAATTGCATAATTCATTGTCAATGAGTGGACTGCTCTTGTTTTGTGGACCTTATGATCTTTGTGAAGATTTTCAAAAAGATCAGTTCAAGCAGTTTCGACTGTTTATGAAATATATAGGTTGGTCTTATTTAGGACATAAATACTGGTGGCGTAGAGAAGAGAAACGATGGGCTTCACCACTATATCATGTTCATGATTGTTTTCCACCTACTTATATTTGTGATGGGAAAAAATTCTCTTTTTTATGGCAAGGTCAAAAACTTGCTGACGCTATAAAAGAGAAAGGAATCTATGTGAAAACAAGATTTTATGAAGACATGTCACATGAATTTCAGTTTGAATATCGTCAGTTTCCAGTAGAAGCAATGCAGGTTTATGAAGATACTCTGATTTTCTTAAAACATATTTTAAAAGAGGAAGATGAAAATGTTAAATAAAGATTTTTTATGGGGTGGGGCAATGGCCGCGAATCAATGTGAAGGTGCTTATGATGATGGTGGTAAGGGATTATCGATTATGGATATCATAACTGCTGGCAGCAAGAATCATCCTCGTCAAGTGACAATTGATATTCAAGATGAGCGTTATTATCCGAATCATGAAGCGATTGATTTTTATCATCGTTATGTTGAAGATACAGACTTATTTCAAGAAATGGGATTGAAATGTTTGAGAACATCTATTGCATGGTCCAGAATATTTCCTAATGGTGATGAAAGTGAACCGAATGAAGAAGGCTTACAATTTTATGACCGTTTATTTGCAGAATTAAAAAGGAAAGGAATGGAATCGATTGTGACTATTTCTCATTATGAGATGCCTCTCTATCTTGTGAAGAAGTATGGGGGCTGGAGAAATCGACAACTGATTGAATTCTATACCCGTTATGCAAAAGTTCTTTTTGAAAGATATAAAGGCATTGTTCGTTATTGGATGACATTTAATGAAATTAATAGTACAGTTAAAATTCCAATGATTGCTGGGGTTATGATACAGCCAGGTGAAAATGCAAAACAAATCGCTTATCAGGCATTGCATCACCAATTTGTTGCAAGTGCAAAAGCAGTTCAACTGGCACATCAGATTGATCCACAAAATCAAGTTGGATGTATGGTCATGACAACTGTAGGTTATCCAAAGTCATGTCATCCTTTGGACATATTAGCAGCTCAGGAATATTTAAGAGATGGAACGCTCTTCTTTTGTGATGTCCAAGTGAGAGGATATTATCCAGGTTATTTTCAGCATTATGATATCGATTTAGATATAACTCAGCAGGACAAAGAGGATTTAAAAAAAGGTATTGTTGATTATATAGGTTTTTCATATTACTCATCACAAGTTGTTTCTCATTTAAACGAAGGAGAGAAGGTACAAGGAAATATTGTGACTGGTTTAAAGAATGAATATTTGCAGGCAAGTGAGTGGGGATGGCAAATCGATCCACAAGGTCTCGTTTATCTCATGCGTATTCTTTATGAACGTTATCAAAAGCCACTCTTTATTGTAGAAAATGGATTAGGTTATAATGATCAAATGAATCAAGAGGGACAGATTATTGATAATTATCGTATTGAGTATATGAGAAAGCATATTCAGGCCATGAAAGATATTGTAGAAAAAGAAAATATTGATCTTATCGGATATACAGTATGGGCACCAATTGATATTGTATCAGCTGGTACTGGAGAAATGAAAAAAAGATATGGTATGATTTATGTTGATAAAGATGATGAAGGTCATGGCTCTTTAAAAAGAAGAAAAAAGAAATCATTTGAATGGTACAAACAGGTGATTGAAAGTAATGGAGAAATTTTATGATGAGATATTTAAGTATTGATGCAGGAGGAACTTTCATAAAATATGCTTGGATGGATGCATCGGGTCATATTTTAAAACAAGGGAAAAAACCAACACCTTATACTTCTCAGGAGGATTTTATGGAAGTCATTCATGAAATATGGAAACAGGAAAGAGATGAAAAGGCTGGTATATGTATGTCACTGCCAGGAACCATTGATGTTGAAAAAGGGTATATTTATCAAGGTGGTTCTTTAACATATCATCATGGTGTTGCTTTAAAGGAGAAATATGAAAAATTTTTTGGTGTACCAGTAGAGTTAGAAAATGATGCACGTTGTGCAGCCCTTGCTGAAATGGCGAGTGGACATATGCAAGATATTGAAAATGGAATTGTTTTAACTTTTGGAACGGGAGTTGGTGGATGTTTTATTATGAATCATGATATTTATAAAGGAACTCATCTTTTTTCAGGAGAAGTTTCAATGTTAATATGTGATGATTTGAAAGCCAAAGGAATGGATGCAGTTTTAGGACATATTGGTGGAATTGGACATTTTTGTAGACGTGTCTGTGATACTATGCAGGTGCCATTTCAAGAGGGCAAAACAGTTTTTCAATGGATTCAAGATGGAAATGAAATTGCTGTGAAGTTATTTCATGAGTATTGTTATCAAATCGCAATACAGTTATTTAATATGCAGATGATGTTAGATCCATCTCGTATATGTATTGGTGGTGGAGTCAGTGAAAACCCTATTTTTATACAAGGAATTCAAAAGGCTATGACAGCTTTTTATGATTCATTGCCAGTCACAATGCCGCGTTTAGATATTGTGCCATGCTTTTATCATAATGATGCAAATTTAATAGGAGCATACTATCATTTTCAAAAACAACAATCAAAAGTAAGAGACTAAAGAGAAGTTTCTTGCTTTTTCTTTTGCTAAAAATGACATATATATGTACATATCTTTATGGTATAATAGAAATAATTGGGAGGAATGACAATGCGTTTAGAGGAATTGGTTAATAAAAATTATAATCAATTAAATGAAAATGATTTATATATCTGGCAATATATTTCTGCTCATCGTAAAGAATGTGAAAAGTTATCAATTGATGATTTAGCATTACGATGTCATGTATCACGAACAACCATTATGCGATTTGCCCAAAGATTAGGGTTAAAGGGATATACAGAATTAAAGGTCTATTTACGTATTGATAATCAAAATCATCAACATCAGCAAACTGGGTTAGAGTTAGTTTATCGAACATATCATGAATATATGGATATTATTAAGAAAAAAGATTTAACCCATGTTATTGAAATGATTGCGCAATCGGAAAATGCTTATGTCTATGGAACTGGAAGTATTCAAAATAATGTGGCGGCTGAGATAAAAAGATCTTTTTTAGAGGTTGGAAAATTATTTTTTACAATTCAGTCAATGAATGAGACATATGCTTTTGAAAGTATGATGACAAGCAATGATGTCATCATTATGATTTCTTATTCTGGTGAAAATCAGCAATTATTAGATTTTGCTAAAAAACTAAAAACCAAAAGTGTTCCGATTATTGCTATTACTGCAACAAAAGATAATACTTTATCCCATATTGCAAGTGAATCTTTTTATGTGGATGTACCTAATATTTTAAATCCACTCGGTCCACGTCATGAAGGATTAGTCAATTATTTTATTCTCATTGATTTTATCCTTGTCAAATATATAGATTATTATGAAAGGAAAATGAATAATGACAATCGAAGAACTCGTGAACTCTCACTATGATCAATTAAATGAAAATGATTTATATATCTGGCAATATATTTATCATCACAAAAGAGAATGTCAAAAAATGTCTATACAAGAATTGGCTCATTCTTGTAATGTTTCACATACAAGTATTATTCGTTTTTGTAAAAAGATTGGTTTAGATGGATATAGTGAATTAAAGGTTTATTTAAAATGGAGTCTCAATCGACAGTTTGATTTTGATAGTCAAATTATGCGTAAAGTGACTGATGAATTAAAAGGAACATTGGATATGATGGGTAATCAGGATTTTGACCACTTGCTTAAATTGATTGATGAAGCCAAAAGAATATATGTTTATGCTACTGGAGAAGTTCAATTTCATGCAGCTCAAGAATTTAATCGTGAGTTTGCTTATCGTCATAAG
Protein-coding regions in this window:
- a CDS encoding helix-turn-helix domain-containing protein; the protein is MKIETLKKIIDAFYQRTYIPISLIDQQQKLYYPAYSPLYLHLHDFPYLTKKDQHPLHIINTYQVLLASFDYEEYTLLIGPCMLLGASQENNYYFSQFQIYTATESADSFVKTMGMLYSLLTHEDIDITQIPIQYLRINPKAMSAKEIFEKNLYNRRVEDSTRDSYQFELRFLDYVKRGRKDKIDWIFSQMAKTYIVSLADNSLDTVKIKFISIVTLMTRMAIDNGVPLESAFGLSDALIQNLPHIHTVEECIQYIKYASYEFIELIRSTAKQCSTLINQCLSYIDTHLYEKITLQDLEDLTNHSSVYISTRFKKELDISFSQYLLERKIEEAKHLLLFTDHSFQEISTLLNFTSQSHFTQRFKQVTQQTPKQFRQKNFQYL
- a CDS encoding PTS sugar transporter subunit IIC — protein: MNKLEQIINEKLMPLAEKLTKNNILGALMEGFIRTSPITLGIAFITIIGNFPVPGWTDYLTKIGLMEHVNAITNGATGVLTLYVIYSLAMAYAKRLQTNERNAAIVSLAFFIMIIPQTITTTVMENGQAVESVVNALKLDYLGGQGLFIGMIVALVVTKLYAYLSSKNLSFQLPDSVPPMVSQSLSPVFVVTIIFVLAFAIRVGFSYTPAGDIINFFVQVINAPLNSMVASPISIIIIMGLLAILWFFGIHNAVLQGPLGVISLTMVMGNITAFQNNQELPYLLPSVIYGGMMASGFMGIVIGSMFKAKSAKFKQLAKLSFIPSLFNITEPIMFGMPIIMNPMFMIPQCFTQIICGFVTWGLAATVLPITLNPFMSLLPWTTPIFIKMPLAGGLNYAIIMVVCFVITFLMWYPFLKVADRHEYELEKANEEAHVISE
- a CDS encoding alpha/beta hydrolase, with protein sequence MFKYIMIIILILIVVGIYFVFWTPYPFVWLLRSKKEEQKEKGPQNIEDIKEGVHILPNLPYPSKYPQATYDLYLPKNKSIKHLIVWVHGGSFIAGTSQGVRNFAPMLANQGYGVCAINYAYAPQYSFPTQIIQLDEFLSYIQQKLKLENIIINDVVLGGDSAGANIVASYASMYQNEDLIQKVNIQLHNSLSMSGLLLFCGPYDLCEDFQKDQFKQFRLFMKYIGWSYLGHKYWWRREEKRWASPLYHVHDCFPPTYICDGKKFSFLWQGQKLADAIKEKGIYVKTRFYEDMSHEFQFEYRQFPVEAMQVYEDTLIFLKHILKEEDENVK
- a CDS encoding 6-phospho-beta-glucosidase; the protein is MLNKDFLWGGAMAANQCEGAYDDGGKGLSIMDIITAGSKNHPRQVTIDIQDERYYPNHEAIDFYHRYVEDTDLFQEMGLKCLRTSIAWSRIFPNGDESEPNEEGLQFYDRLFAELKRKGMESIVTISHYEMPLYLVKKYGGWRNRQLIEFYTRYAKVLFERYKGIVRYWMTFNEINSTVKIPMIAGVMIQPGENAKQIAYQALHHQFVASAKAVQLAHQIDPQNQVGCMVMTTVGYPKSCHPLDILAAQEYLRDGTLFFCDVQVRGYYPGYFQHYDIDLDITQQDKEDLKKGIVDYIGFSYYSSQVVSHLNEGEKVQGNIVTGLKNEYLQASEWGWQIDPQGLVYLMRILYERYQKPLFIVENGLGYNDQMNQEGQIIDNYRIEYMRKHIQAMKDIVEKENIDLIGYTVWAPIDIVSAGTGEMKKRYGMIYVDKDDEGHGSLKRRKKKSFEWYKQVIESNGEIL
- a CDS encoding ROK family protein is translated as MMRYLSIDAGGTFIKYAWMDASGHILKQGKKPTPYTSQEDFMEVIHEIWKQERDEKAGICMSLPGTIDVEKGYIYQGGSLTYHHGVALKEKYEKFFGVPVELENDARCAALAEMASGHMQDIENGIVLTFGTGVGGCFIMNHDIYKGTHLFSGEVSMLICDDLKAKGMDAVLGHIGGIGHFCRRVCDTMQVPFQEGKTVFQWIQDGNEIAVKLFHEYCYQIAIQLFNMQMMLDPSRICIGGGVSENPIFIQGIQKAMTAFYDSLPVTMPRLDIVPCFYHNDANLIGAYYHFQKQQSKVRD
- a CDS encoding MurR/RpiR family transcriptional regulator, with amino-acid sequence MRLEELVNKNYNQLNENDLYIWQYISAHRKECEKLSIDDLALRCHVSRTTIMRFAQRLGLKGYTELKVYLRIDNQNHQHQQTGLELVYRTYHEYMDIIKKKDLTHVIEMIAQSENAYVYGTGSIQNNVAAEIKRSFLEVGKLFFTIQSMNETYAFESMMTSNDVIIMISYSGENQQLLDFAKKLKTKSVPIIAITATKDNTLSHIASESFYVDVPNILNPLGPRHEGLVNYFILIDFILVKYIDYYERKMNNDNRRTRELSL
- a CDS encoding MurR/RpiR family transcriptional regulator, with amino-acid sequence MTIEELVNSHYDQLNENDLYIWQYIYHHKRECQKMSIQELAHSCNVSHTSIIRFCKKIGLDGYSELKVYLKWSLNRQFDFDSQIMRKVTDELKGTLDMMGNQDFDHLLKLIDEAKRIYVYATGEVQFHAAQEFNREFAYRHKIMHVIEGRTELDTVLNRASKDDLFILISLSGDNETIVLLSKVLEKMKIKTIGIGIDNGNLLSQHVSEYIGFKTSYFHTGFQDKSYCCTGHFFLIVNMLFLRYLEYCSLKEHQQFVLS